The Micromonospora sp. NBC_01740 genome includes a window with the following:
- a CDS encoding putative bifunctional diguanylate cyclase/phosphodiesterase, which yields MQFPPGMVAVAVLCGLVAAAATALSAVGARRSAGPHRQAYALLAAASGVALVTLLVGVAVALSTAGHAGHAPDGHTGWAGVVSIGTATSGLLFSAGLLRLPGVATTAAATVRLALDGLVMATAFWFVGWVVFSEPTRLLGDATPVACVPILLATVSAALTAGLALIVAFRAPPPRGRAAWVGAGATAVTCGGLGIATGLCQAGPGMALVGAGVLAAGLVAAASAARRPDAADRPPPDLIRRDGAYAFVPMFAMAASAMYHLLQDGRFDALGIVAGSVEGFALVTRQYLTLHDVRGYARRLAEREAHFRELAHTDQLTALANRRGLLQALHRCAEAGAPCVLLGLDLDGFKHVNDMRGHDVGDAVLAEVGERLRANLRPGDVAARLGGDEFAVLMHGQPADADRVAERLLGVLGRAYDQPEGPVFLSVSIGVAGWTGEPDVELLLRHADLALRYAKQRGKNRIERYDAAYDQLLRRRTTLEHELRGAIERDELRLVFQPVASLPSVRPVGAEALLRWRHPVLGKVGPDEFIPLAEECGMIAKLGAWVLHQACHQLSRWLADGHDVWVSVNVSPRELHAPEYVVQVAEALRAHRVPPQRLVLEVTEHAVATDLDELIRRLTALRLTGVRIALDDFGAGYSSLGQLRRLPIDILKIDHGLVAEHEPVRPVGRDGPAFAPMVDIVMRLGHQLGLEVIAEGVTTPTELAAVVAAGCRFGQGALFGWGVPAEHLEAMLEAATSPGARPAPAPAPAGPPAAPPPRRLPTLPAPRPSGPGSAQVEQGS from the coding sequence GTGCAGTTCCCCCCGGGCATGGTCGCGGTCGCGGTGCTGTGCGGGCTGGTCGCCGCGGCGGCCACCGCGCTGTCGGCCGTCGGCGCCCGGCGCAGCGCCGGGCCGCACCGGCAGGCGTACGCGCTGCTCGCCGCCGCGTCCGGGGTGGCGCTGGTCACCCTGCTGGTCGGGGTGGCCGTGGCGCTCTCCACCGCCGGGCATGCGGGGCACGCCCCGGACGGGCACACCGGCTGGGCCGGCGTCGTGTCGATCGGCACGGCGACCAGCGGGCTGCTCTTCTCCGCCGGGCTGCTCCGGCTGCCGGGCGTGGCCACCACGGCGGCGGCCACCGTCCGGCTGGCGCTCGACGGCCTGGTGATGGCGACGGCGTTCTGGTTCGTCGGCTGGGTGGTCTTCTCCGAGCCCACCCGGCTGCTCGGCGACGCCACCCCGGTGGCCTGCGTGCCGATCCTGCTCGCCACAGTCAGCGCGGCCCTGACCGCCGGGCTCGCCCTGATCGTGGCCTTCCGCGCCCCGCCGCCGCGCGGTCGCGCCGCCTGGGTCGGCGCCGGGGCCACCGCCGTGACCTGCGGCGGGCTCGGCATCGCCACCGGCCTCTGCCAGGCCGGGCCGGGCATGGCGCTGGTCGGGGCGGGAGTGCTCGCCGCCGGCCTGGTCGCCGCCGCGTCGGCCGCCCGCCGGCCGGACGCGGCGGACCGGCCGCCCCCCGACCTGATCCGCCGCGACGGCGCGTACGCGTTCGTCCCGATGTTCGCCATGGCCGCCTCGGCGATGTACCACCTGCTCCAGGACGGCCGGTTCGACGCGCTCGGCATCGTCGCCGGCAGCGTGGAGGGCTTCGCCCTGGTGACCCGGCAGTACCTCACGCTGCACGACGTGCGCGGCTACGCCCGGCGGCTGGCCGAGCGGGAGGCGCACTTCCGCGAGCTGGCACACACCGACCAGCTGACCGCGCTGGCCAACCGGCGGGGGCTGTTGCAGGCGCTGCACCGGTGCGCCGAGGCCGGCGCCCCCTGCGTGCTGCTCGGGCTCGACCTCGACGGCTTCAAGCACGTCAACGACATGCGCGGCCACGACGTGGGCGACGCGGTGCTGGCCGAGGTCGGCGAGCGGCTGCGCGCCAACCTGCGCCCCGGCGACGTGGCGGCCCGGCTCGGCGGCGACGAGTTCGCGGTGCTGATGCACGGCCAGCCCGCCGACGCGGACCGGGTCGCCGAGCGCCTGCTCGGCGTGCTCGGGCGCGCCTACGACCAGCCGGAGGGGCCGGTCTTCCTGTCGGTGAGCATCGGGGTGGCCGGCTGGACGGGCGAGCCCGACGTGGAGCTGCTGCTGCGCCACGCCGACCTGGCGCTGCGCTACGCCAAGCAGCGCGGCAAGAACCGGATCGAGCGCTACGACGCCGCGTACGACCAGCTGCTGCGCCGGCGTACCACGCTGGAGCACGAGCTGCGCGGCGCGATCGAGCGCGACGAGCTGCGCCTGGTGTTCCAGCCGGTCGCCTCGCTGCCCTCGGTGCGCCCGGTCGGCGCGGAGGCGCTGCTGCGCTGGCGTCACCCGGTGCTGGGCAAGGTCGGCCCGGACGAGTTCATCCCGCTCGCCGAGGAGTGCGGGATGATCGCCAAGCTGGGCGCCTGGGTGCTGCACCAGGCGTGCCACCAGCTCTCCCGCTGGCTGGCCGACGGCCACGACGTCTGGGTCTCGGTCAACGTGTCCCCCCGCGAGCTGCACGCCCCGGAGTACGTGGTCCAGGTCGCCGAGGCGCTGCGCGCCCACCGGGTGCCGCCGCAGCGGCTGGTGCTGGAGGTCACCGAGCACGCCGTCGCGACGGACCTGGACGAGCTGATCCGGCGGCTGACGGCGCTGCGGCTGACGGGTGTCCGGATCGCGCTGGACGACTTCGGCGCCGGGTACTCCTCGCTGGGCCAGCTGCGCCGCCTGCCGATCGACATCCTCAAGATCGACCACGGGCTGGTCGCGGAGCACGAGCCGGTGCGTCCGGTGGGCCGGGACGGCCCGGCGTTCGCGCCGATGGTCGACATCGTCATGCGCCTCGGCCACCAGCTCGGTCTGGAGGTCATCGCCGAGGGGGTGACCACGCCGACGGAGCTGGCCGCCGTGGTCGCCGCCGGCTGCCGGTTCGGCCAGGGGGCGCTCTTCGGCTGGGGCGTGCCGGCCGAGCACCTGGAGGCGATGCTGGAGGCGGCCACGTCCCCGGGGGCCCGCCCGGCCCCGGCACCCGCCCCGGCCGGCCCGCCCGCGGCGCCGCCGCCCCGGCGGCTGCCGACGCTGCCCGCCCCGCGCCCCTCCGGGCCGGGGTCCGCGCAGGTGGAGCAGGGTTCCTAG
- a CDS encoding acetolactate synthase large subunit: MTRPTPETLAHSARRARTVAEPASDAEHAGAARTAATPAVPGVRTPAPAQVSGAGSLVRSLEALGVDVVFGIPGGAILPAYDPLYDSTVRHILVRHEQGAGHAATGYAQATGRVGVCMATSGPGATNLVTPIADAYMDSVPIVAITGQVARPSIGTDAFQEADIQGITLPVTKHNFLVQEAEEIPRVLAEAFHLAATGRPGPVLVDIPKDVLQAPTTFTWPPTLDLPGYRPTLHPHGKQIREAARLMATARRPVLYIGGGVLKAGATEGLRRLAEQTGIPVVTTLMALGAFPDSHPQHLGMPGMHGTVSAVYGLQKADLIVALGARFDDRVTGKLDSFAPDAAVVHADIDPAEIGKNRHADVPIVGDARHVIDELIAAVTNEQAAGRRADLADWWTQLDDLRKRYPLGYEEPADGTLSPQYVIKRLGELVGPDAIYVAGVGQHQMWASQFISYEKPYTWLNSGGLGTMGYAVPAAMGAKVGKPDTVVWAIDGDGCFQMTNQELATCALEGIPVKIAVINNGNLGMVRQWQTLFYGERYSNTDLGTHKHRIPDFLKLAEALGCVGLRCENAEDVDATIAAAMAIDDAPVVIDFVVGKDAMVWPMVAAGTSNDEIMFARGVRPAFDEDDI; the protein is encoded by the coding sequence ATGACGAGACCCACGCCAGAGACACTCGCCCACTCCGCCCGGCGGGCCCGCACGGTCGCCGAGCCCGCGAGCGACGCCGAGCACGCCGGCGCCGCCCGCACCGCGGCCACCCCGGCCGTCCCGGGGGTACGCACACCCGCTCCGGCCCAGGTCAGCGGCGCCGGTTCGCTCGTGCGGTCCCTCGAGGCGCTCGGCGTCGACGTCGTCTTCGGCATCCCGGGCGGCGCCATCCTGCCGGCGTACGACCCGCTCTACGACTCCACCGTCCGGCACATCCTGGTCCGCCACGAGCAGGGCGCCGGGCACGCGGCGACGGGCTACGCCCAGGCGACCGGCCGGGTGGGGGTCTGCATGGCCACCTCCGGCCCCGGCGCGACGAACCTGGTCACCCCGATCGCCGACGCGTACATGGACTCGGTGCCGATCGTGGCCATCACCGGTCAGGTCGCGCGGCCCTCGATCGGCACGGACGCCTTCCAGGAGGCGGACATCCAGGGCATCACCCTGCCGGTCACCAAGCACAACTTCCTGGTGCAGGAGGCCGAGGAGATCCCCCGGGTGCTGGCCGAGGCGTTCCACCTGGCCGCCACCGGCCGGCCCGGGCCGGTCCTGGTCGACATCCCCAAGGACGTCCTCCAGGCGCCCACCACCTTCACCTGGCCGCCGACGCTGGACCTGCCCGGCTACCGCCCGACCCTGCACCCGCACGGCAAGCAGATCCGCGAGGCGGCCCGGCTGATGGCCACCGCCCGGCGCCCGGTGCTCTACATCGGTGGCGGCGTGCTGAAGGCCGGCGCCACGGAGGGGCTGCGCCGGCTGGCCGAGCAGACCGGGATCCCGGTGGTCACCACGCTGATGGCCCTCGGCGCGTTCCCCGACTCGCACCCGCAGCACCTGGGCATGCCCGGCATGCACGGCACGGTCTCCGCGGTCTACGGCCTGCAGAAGGCCGACCTGATCGTGGCCCTGGGCGCCCGCTTCGACGACCGGGTCACCGGCAAGCTGGACTCGTTCGCCCCGGACGCGGCGGTGGTGCACGCCGACATCGACCCGGCCGAGATCGGCAAGAACCGGCACGCGGACGTCCCGATCGTCGGCGACGCCCGGCACGTCATCGACGAGCTGATCGCGGCGGTGACCAACGAGCAGGCGGCCGGCCGACGTGCCGACCTCGCCGACTGGTGGACCCAGCTCGACGACCTGCGCAAGCGGTACCCGCTGGGCTACGAGGAGCCGGCCGACGGCACCCTCTCCCCGCAGTACGTGATCAAGCGGCTCGGCGAGCTCGTCGGCCCGGACGCGATCTACGTCGCGGGGGTCGGCCAGCACCAGATGTGGGCCTCGCAGTTCATCTCCTACGAGAAGCCGTACACCTGGTTGAACTCCGGCGGCCTCGGCACGATGGGCTACGCGGTGCCGGCGGCGATGGGCGCCAAGGTCGGCAAGCCCGACACGGTGGTGTGGGCGATCGACGGCGACGGCTGCTTCCAGATGACCAACCAGGAGCTGGCCACCTGCGCGCTGGAGGGCATCCCGGTCAAGATCGCCGTGATCAACAACGGCAACCTCGGCATGGTGCGGCAGTGGCAGACCCTGTTCTACGGGGAGCGCTACTCCAACACCGACCTCGGCACCCACAAGCACCGCATCCCCGACTTCCTGAAGCTCGCGGAGGCGCTCGGCTGCGTGGGCCTGCGCTGCGAGAACGCCGAGGACGTCGACGCGACCATCGCCGCCGCGATGGCCATCGACGACGCCCCGGTGGTCATCGACTTCGTCGTCGGCAAGGACGCCATGGTGTGGCCGATGGTCGCCGCCGGCACCAGCAACGACGAGATCATGTTCGCCCGGGGCGTCCGCCCGGCCTTCGACGAGGATGACATCTGA
- the ilvN gene encoding acetolactate synthase small subunit: MTMHTLSVLVENKPGVLARVSGLFSRRGFNIDSLAVGETENPDVSRITIVVNAESSPLEQVTKQLNKLVNVLKIVELDPQVSVARELLLVKVRADRAARAQVLETVGLFRARVVDVAPDTLTIEATGTPDKLDALLRDLEPFGIKEMVQSGLVAIGRGSRSITAGPSLRAA; the protein is encoded by the coding sequence ATGACCATGCACACCCTGAGCGTCCTGGTGGAGAACAAGCCGGGCGTCCTGGCCCGGGTCTCCGGACTGTTCTCCCGGCGCGGCTTCAACATCGACAGTCTCGCCGTCGGGGAGACCGAGAACCCGGACGTCTCGCGGATCACCATCGTGGTCAACGCCGAGTCGTCCCCGCTGGAGCAGGTCACCAAGCAGCTCAACAAGCTGGTCAACGTGCTCAAGATCGTCGAGCTTGACCCGCAGGTCTCGGTCGCCCGGGAGCTGCTCCTGGTCAAGGTGCGCGCCGACCGTGCCGCCCGGGCCCAGGTGCTGGAGACGGTGGGCCTGTTCCGGGCCCGGGTGGTCGACGTGGCGCCGGACACGCTGACCATCGAGGCCACCGGCACCCCGGACAAGCTCGACGCGCTGTTGCGCGACCTCGAACCGTTCGGGATCAAGGAGATGGTCCAGTCCGGGCTGGTGGCGATCGGGCGCGGCTCGCGCTCCATCACCGCCGGACCCTCGCTCCGGGCCGCCTGA
- the ilvC gene encoding ketol-acid reductoisomerase: protein MSVEVYYDDDADLGLIQGRKVAVIGYGSQGHAHALSLRDSGVDVVIGLPEASKSRAKAEEQGLRVLTPADAAAEADVIMILAPDTAQRSIYAESIAPNLAPGKALFFGHGFNIRYGLIKPPADVDVAMVAPKGPGHLVRRQYADGKGVPCLVAVEQDASGSALALALSYAKGIGGTRAGVIRTTFTEETETDLFGEQAVLCGGAAALVQTGFEVLTEAGYAPEVAYFECLHELKLIVDLMYEGGIAKMRYSISDTAEYGDLSRGPRVIDARVKEEMRKILSEVQSGEFAREWVAEDEAGRPNFSKWQAEGAAHPIEETGSKLRGMMSWVDRPITETA, encoded by the coding sequence ATGAGCGTTGAGGTGTACTACGACGACGATGCCGACCTGGGCCTGATCCAGGGCCGCAAGGTGGCGGTGATCGGGTACGGCAGCCAGGGCCACGCCCACGCGCTGTCGCTGCGCGACTCCGGGGTCGACGTGGTGATCGGTCTGCCGGAGGCCTCCAAGAGCCGGGCCAAGGCCGAGGAGCAGGGCCTGCGGGTGCTCACGCCGGCCGACGCGGCGGCCGAGGCCGACGTCATCATGATCCTCGCGCCGGACACCGCCCAGCGCAGCATCTACGCCGAGTCGATCGCGCCGAACCTGGCCCCGGGCAAGGCGCTCTTCTTCGGCCACGGCTTCAACATCCGCTACGGCCTGATCAAGCCGCCGGCCGACGTTGACGTGGCGATGGTCGCGCCGAAGGGCCCGGGCCACCTGGTCCGCCGCCAGTACGCCGACGGCAAGGGCGTGCCCTGCCTGGTGGCCGTCGAGCAGGACGCCAGCGGCAGCGCCCTCGCACTGGCCCTGTCGTACGCCAAGGGCATCGGCGGCACCCGGGCCGGCGTCATCCGGACCACCTTCACCGAGGAGACCGAGACCGACCTCTTCGGCGAGCAGGCGGTGCTCTGCGGCGGCGCGGCGGCGCTCGTGCAGACCGGCTTCGAGGTGCTCACCGAGGCGGGCTACGCCCCCGAGGTGGCCTACTTCGAGTGCCTGCACGAGCTGAAGCTGATCGTCGACCTCATGTACGAGGGCGGCATCGCGAAGATGCGCTACAGCATCTCCGACACGGCCGAGTACGGCGACCTCTCCCGCGGCCCGCGCGTCATCGACGCCCGGGTCAAGGAGGAGATGCGCAAGATCCTCAGCGAGGTCCAGTCCGGCGAGTTCGCCCGGGAGTGGGTGGCCGAGGACGAGGCCGGCCGGCCCAACTTCAGCAAGTGGCAGGCCGAGGGCGCGGCGCACCCGATCGAGGAGACCGGCAGCAAGCTGCGCGGCATGATGAGCTGGGTCGACCGCCCGATCACCGAGACCGCCTGA
- the serA gene encoding phosphoglycerate dehydrogenase, with protein sequence MTPVVLIAEELAPAAIEVLAHDFDVRHVDGTDRPALLSALSEADAVIVRSATQIDAEAIAAAPRLKVVARAGVGLDNVEVPAATARGVMVVNAPTSNIVSAAEQALALLLAVARNTASASAALKAGEWKRSKYTGVEIQGKTVGVVGLGRIGVLFAQRIAAFGTRLIAYDPYIQPARAAQLGVRLVGLEELLRESDFISIHLPKTPETVGLIGEKELAVVKPGVRIVNAARGGLVDEQALADAIAEGRVAGAGVDVYAKEPCTSSPLFAFDNVVATPHLGASTGEAQDKAGLAVAKSVKLALQGEFVPDAVNVQAGGVVAEDVRPLLPLAEKLGRAFTAVAGGVAASVTVEVRGEIVNHDVSVLKLAATKGLFSSVVEEQVTYVNAPHLAAERGVEVTLVAQSDSADHPSLVTVRGALPDGRTVSVSGTVTTAGGRDVLKLTEVDGFDVEIGAEGILVFLRYVDRPGVVGTVGTLLGEAGVNIAAMQVARREAGGETLMTLTVDQALGADLLTSAAESIGAVAASAADLRDE encoded by the coding sequence ATGACTCCTGTCGTACTGATCGCCGAAGAACTCGCCCCCGCCGCCATCGAGGTGCTCGCCCACGACTTCGACGTCCGTCACGTCGACGGCACCGACCGTCCGGCCCTGCTCTCGGCGCTCTCCGAGGCCGACGCCGTCATCGTGCGCAGTGCCACCCAGATCGACGCCGAGGCGATCGCCGCCGCGCCCCGGCTGAAGGTCGTCGCCCGGGCGGGCGTGGGTCTGGACAACGTCGAGGTGCCGGCCGCCACCGCGCGGGGCGTCATGGTCGTCAACGCTCCCACCTCCAACATCGTCTCCGCCGCCGAGCAGGCCCTCGCGCTGCTGCTCGCCGTGGCCCGCAACACCGCCAGCGCCAGCGCCGCGCTGAAGGCGGGGGAGTGGAAGCGGTCGAAGTACACCGGCGTCGAGATCCAGGGCAAGACCGTCGGCGTGGTCGGCCTCGGCCGCATCGGCGTGCTCTTCGCCCAGCGGATCGCCGCCTTCGGCACCCGGCTGATCGCGTACGACCCCTACATCCAGCCGGCCCGCGCGGCCCAGCTCGGCGTCCGCCTGGTGGGCCTGGAGGAGCTGCTGCGGGAGAGCGACTTCATCTCGATCCACCTGCCGAAGACCCCGGAGACCGTGGGCCTGATCGGCGAGAAGGAGCTGGCCGTCGTCAAGCCCGGCGTCCGGATCGTCAACGCCGCCCGGGGCGGGCTCGTCGACGAGCAGGCCCTGGCCGACGCGATCGCCGAGGGCCGGGTCGCCGGCGCGGGCGTGGACGTCTACGCCAAGGAGCCCTGCACCTCCTCGCCGCTGTTCGCGTTCGACAACGTGGTCGCCACCCCGCACCTGGGCGCCTCCACCGGCGAGGCGCAGGACAAGGCCGGCCTGGCCGTGGCCAAGAGCGTGAAGCTGGCGTTGCAGGGCGAGTTCGTGCCGGACGCCGTGAACGTGCAGGCCGGCGGCGTGGTCGCCGAGGACGTGCGGCCGCTGCTGCCGCTGGCCGAGAAGCTCGGCCGGGCCTTCACCGCCGTCGCGGGCGGGGTGGCCGCCAGCGTCACCGTCGAGGTGCGCGGCGAGATCGTCAACCACGACGTGTCGGTGCTGAAGCTCGCCGCCACCAAGGGGCTGTTCAGCTCGGTGGTCGAGGAGCAGGTCACCTACGTCAACGCGCCGCACCTGGCCGCCGAGCGCGGCGTCGAGGTAACGCTGGTCGCCCAGTCCGACTCGGCCGACCACCCCAGCCTGGTGACCGTCCGCGGCGCGCTGCCCGACGGCCGTACGGTCAGCGTCTCCGGCACGGTGACCACCGCTGGCGGCCGCGACGTCCTCAAGCTCACCGAGGTCGACGGCTTCGACGTGGAGATCGGCGCGGAGGGCATCCTGGTCTTCCTGCGCTACGTCGACCGCCCGGGCGTGGTCGGCACGGTCGGCACGCTGCTCGGCGAGGCCGGCGTCAACATCGCGGCGATGCAGGTGGCCCGCCGCGAGGCCGGCGGCGAGACCCTGATGACCCTCACGGTCGACCAGGCGCTCGGCGCGGACCTGCTCACCTCGGCGGCGGAGTCGATCGGCGCGGTCGCGGCCAGCGCGGCGGACCTGCGCGACGAGTGA
- a CDS encoding FAD:protein FMN transferase, whose product MRIDQQPRTRWVDQSAFQPRRPDLRLGARSHRVDRPGTVGEDRIAVQHAVRTSTAEYSLLLNAPEWLGRRGVGEALRDAVAELRAIDLTYGPTRPESLVSRLRRGEISPDSYPPLADLVDRCAAMRAATDGWFDAWAVPGGFDPGGLLGGWAVERAAARLRAAGIHDYAVLSGADLVVRGHAAHGGPWRVAVHHPTDQHRAPLVLEMTAGAVGTSGVSGRQGHVVDPHTGEPADQLAAATVVGPDLAVADAYATALYAAGPAGLDWFRDGSDYRVLFAHRR is encoded by the coding sequence ATGCGGATCGACCAGCAGCCACGGACCCGATGGGTGGACCAGTCGGCCTTCCAGCCGCGCCGGCCGGACCTGCGGCTGGGCGCCCGCAGTCACCGCGTGGACCGGCCCGGCACCGTCGGCGAGGACCGCATCGCCGTCCAGCACGCCGTGCGGACCTCCACGGCGGAATACTCGCTGCTGCTCAACGCCCCCGAGTGGCTGGGCCGTCGCGGTGTCGGGGAGGCGCTGCGGGACGCGGTGGCGGAACTGCGGGCCATCGACCTCACCTACGGGCCGACCCGGCCGGAGAGCCTGGTCTCCCGGCTGCGCCGGGGCGAGATCAGCCCCGACTCGTACCCGCCGCTGGCCGACCTGGTGGACCGCTGCGCGGCGATGCGGGCGGCCACCGACGGCTGGTTCGACGCCTGGGCGGTGCCCGGCGGCTTCGACCCCGGCGGCCTGCTCGGCGGGTGGGCGGTGGAGCGGGCCGCCGCCCGGCTGCGCGCCGCCGGCATCCACGACTACGCCGTGCTCAGCGGCGCCGACCTGGTCGTCCGCGGGCACGCGGCGCACGGCGGCCCGTGGCGGGTGGCGGTGCACCACCCGACGGACCAGCACCGGGCGCCGCTCGTGCTGGAGATGACCGCGGGCGCGGTCGGCACCTCGGGGGTGAGCGGCCGGCAGGGGCACGTGGTGGACCCGCACACCGGGGAGCCCGCCGACCAGCTGGCCGCCGCGACGGTCGTCGGGCCGGACCTCGCCGTCGCCGACGCCTACGCCACCGCGCTCTACGCCGCCGGGCCGGCTGGCCTGGACTGGTTCCGCGACGGGTCGGACTACCGCGTGCTCTTCGCCCACCGCCGCTGA
- a CDS encoding 3-isopropylmalate dehydrogenase: protein MARIAVVAGDGIGPEVVAQARKVIDAVLPGVDATEYDLGAARWHRTGEVLPDSVLTELAGHDAILLGAVGDPTVPPGVLERGLLLKLRFAFDQYVNLRPSRLWPGVAGPLASVKPGEVDLVVVREGTEGLYAGAGGALHRDTPAEVATEESLNTRHGVERVIRDAFARAARRERRKVTLVHKTNVLTHAGSLWARAFEAVAAEHPDVTTEYQHVDAAAMFLVTQPQRYDVVVTDNLFGDILTDIAAAVTGGIGLAASGCINPEGTYPSMFEPVHGSAPDIAGRGVADPVAAVLSAALLLDQLGHADAAARVTAAVGVELAGRAPGAALRTEEVGDRLAGYATS from the coding sequence GTGGCACGGATCGCGGTGGTGGCCGGGGACGGGATCGGACCCGAGGTGGTCGCGCAGGCCCGCAAGGTCATCGACGCCGTGCTGCCGGGGGTGGACGCCACCGAGTACGACCTCGGCGCAGCCCGCTGGCACCGCACCGGCGAGGTGCTGCCCGACTCGGTGCTCACCGAGCTGGCCGGGCACGACGCGATCCTGCTCGGCGCCGTCGGCGACCCGACCGTGCCGCCGGGCGTGCTGGAGCGGGGCCTGCTGCTCAAGCTGCGCTTCGCCTTCGACCAGTACGTCAACCTGCGCCCGTCGCGGCTCTGGCCCGGCGTGGCCGGGCCGCTGGCGAGCGTCAAGCCCGGCGAGGTCGACCTGGTGGTCGTCCGCGAGGGCACCGAGGGCCTCTACGCCGGCGCCGGCGGCGCGCTGCACCGGGACACCCCGGCGGAGGTAGCCACCGAGGAGAGCCTGAACACCCGGCACGGCGTGGAGCGGGTGATCCGCGACGCCTTCGCCCGCGCCGCGCGCCGGGAGCGGCGCAAGGTCACCCTCGTGCACAAGACCAACGTGCTCACCCACGCCGGATCGTTGTGGGCGCGCGCGTTCGAGGCCGTGGCGGCCGAGCACCCCGACGTGACCACGGAGTACCAGCACGTCGACGCCGCCGCGATGTTCCTGGTCACCCAGCCGCAGCGCTACGACGTGGTGGTCACCGACAACCTGTTCGGCGACATCCTCACCGACATCGCCGCCGCGGTCACCGGCGGGATCGGGCTGGCCGCCAGCGGCTGCATCAACCCCGAGGGGACCTACCCCTCGATGTTCGAGCCGGTACACGGCTCGGCGCCGGACATCGCCGGGCGCGGCGTGGCCGACCCGGTGGCGGCCGTACTCTCGGCGGCCCTGCTGCTCGACCAGCTCGGGCACGCCGACGCCGCCGCCCGGGTCACCGCGGCGGTGGGCGTGGAGCTGGCCGGCCGGGCCCCGGGCGCGGCACTGCGCACCGAGGAGGTCGGCGACCGGCTGGCCGGGTACGCCACCTCCTGA
- a CDS encoding branched-chain amino acid aminotransferase, which yields MSGGDKLDFEIRPNPAPVSVADRAALLANPGFGRVFTDHMVTIRYADGKGWYDARVEARAPIPMDPAAAVLHYAQEIFEGLKAYRTADGGVTMFRPEANAARFAASARRMAMPPLPEETFVDSLRQLVDADQGWIPEGEDGSLYLRPFMFASEVFLGVRPANEYLYVVIASPVGAYFSGGVKPVTVWVSPDYTRAAPGGTGAAKCGGNYAASLVAQAEAIEHGCDQVVFLDAVERCYVDELGGMNVFFVYDDDTVVTPPLTGTILPGITRESVLTLAADAGHRIEERPVSFADWQADAASGRLREVFACGTAAVVTPIGRVRFPDGEFLVGGGEPGRVTTALRQQLVDLQRGKVDDPHGWVRRIL from the coding sequence ATGAGCGGTGGTGACAAGCTCGACTTCGAGATCCGTCCGAATCCCGCGCCGGTATCCGTCGCAGACCGGGCCGCCCTGCTGGCCAACCCGGGGTTCGGGCGGGTCTTCACCGACCACATGGTCACCATCCGGTACGCCGACGGCAAGGGCTGGTACGACGCCCGGGTCGAGGCGCGGGCGCCGATCCCGATGGACCCGGCCGCCGCGGTGCTGCACTACGCGCAGGAGATCTTCGAGGGGCTGAAGGCCTACCGGACGGCCGACGGCGGGGTCACCATGTTCCGCCCGGAGGCCAACGCGGCCCGGTTCGCCGCCTCCGCCCGGCGCATGGCGATGCCGCCGCTGCCCGAGGAGACGTTCGTCGACTCGCTGCGTCAGCTCGTGGACGCCGACCAGGGCTGGATCCCCGAGGGCGAGGACGGCAGCCTCTACCTGCGGCCGTTCATGTTCGCCAGCGAGGTGTTCCTCGGCGTCCGGCCCGCCAACGAATACCTCTACGTGGTGATCGCCTCGCCGGTCGGCGCGTACTTCTCCGGCGGGGTGAAGCCGGTGACGGTCTGGGTCTCCCCGGACTACACCCGGGCCGCCCCGGGCGGCACCGGCGCCGCGAAGTGCGGCGGCAACTACGCCGCCTCGCTGGTGGCGCAGGCCGAGGCGATCGAGCACGGCTGCGACCAGGTGGTCTTCCTGGACGCGGTGGAGCGGTGCTACGTCGACGAGCTGGGCGGCATGAACGTGTTCTTCGTCTACGACGACGACACCGTGGTCACCCCGCCGCTGACCGGCACGATCCTGCCCGGCATCACCCGGGAGTCGGTGCTCACCCTCGCCGCCGACGCCGGGCACCGGATCGAGGAGCGGCCGGTGAGCTTCGCCGACTGGCAGGCGGACGCCGCGAGCGGCCGGCTCCGCGAGGTGTTCGCCTGCGGCACCGCCGCGGTCGTCACCCCGATCGGGCGGGTGCGCTTCCCCGACGGCGAGTTCCTGGTGGGTGGCGGCGAGCCCGGGCGGGTCACGACGGCCCTGCGCCAGCAGCTCGTCGACCTCCAGCGCGGAAAGGTCGACGACCCGCACGGCTGGGTCCGCCGCATCCTCTGA